In the genome of Fusarium poae strain DAOMC 252244 chromosome 1, whole genome shotgun sequence, the window TATTGACTGCAAACAACTTACGTTTGAATAATCAGACAGAGTCGCACACAAAATCCACGATACTGGTCTGTAAGATCCCAGAAATTTAGCCCAAGCTGCCAGCTTGATCGTCACCAGCAGAGATTACCCTGGCGAAATGCCCCACGCTGTTTCGATGCCTTCAACTGGGCTTCAAGCCCTGATCCTTTGCGGACCTGGCTCATCGTTCCCGACCTTCACCTCCAACCCCGATGAGAGTCCAAAGGCCCTTCTTCCTATTGCCAACCGACCTATGGTCTGGTATGCGCTTGACTTTTGCTATAGAACTGGCATCACAGGTAAGTCGGATTGTGGTGATTGACTCATCCGAAATCCGCATGGCTACAAGCGCCTTCGTTCACCCCCAACTGGCTGAAAGCTTGGAGCTGACAACTTTCAGATATAAATCTTATCTGTCCACCCACAGCTTCTGCTGCTATCTCAACAGCTCTTAACACTAACCCTCACCTTACTGCTCTGCCTCTGCCACGACCTGACATCCTCTCACCGGCAGACTTGGATCAAAACACAGGCACCGCCGAGATCCTCCGACTACCCGAGGTCAGGTCGATTATCACTGGTGATTTTGTGGTTCTGCCTTGTGACTTGGTTTGTGAGCTCGGAGGAGAGAAGCTTCTTCAGTCATGGATGGTCAAGTCAGCCAGCCTGACAGACATGTTGGGAACATCTAGACTTTCCAACGGCCATCGATCAGTTCACAGCGGTGCTCTTGGTGTCTGGTATGACACAAAGGCGGTTGCGCCAGTCAAAAAGGAGGAGACAGACTTTATTGCAACAACTCCATTGCCCACAACTCCTGTTACCCCACCCAGGGGGTCACTCTTCTCAAACCTGTCCAAGCTTGTTTACTCTATGCCAACTGACTCTTTGAGAGATCTAACTGGAGAAAGAAACTCACTTCCTGTCCGTCACGGCTTGTTGCGTAACCATACTCGCGTGCGAATGTTTACGACACATCGAGATGCTCACATCTACATCTTCCCTCGGTGGGTTCTCGATTTCGTCAAGGACAACGAGCGAATGGAGAGCATCGGAGAAGACGTTATTGGATGGTGGGCAAAGGCTGGCTGGCAGTCAGGTCTTGCCGAGAAGCTCAATCTGGAAAGTGCCTGCAGCCAAGGTCGGGTCGAGGAGTCAGAAGAGGACGAAGGTTCATCGTCTCCCAGAGATCCCAGCCCAGACAACAAACCCAGCTTAGGGAACCCAGTTTCCAGCGACGAGAGCACCGGTGGAAAGACACCCAAGATTACAGTGGACGACAAGTCGAACTCGTTTGAAGTGCCACCGATCGTTGCTTACGTCCATCCCGGTGGGGGTTCCGCACCCTTGATTCGGCGTGTCGATACTGCACAACTGTTGCTCGCCATCTCGCTTCAACTGGCCAAGCTCCCGTCACTCGAGGAGACTGGCGGAGAAGCCAGTTCGCCTTACGTTCACGCAAGGAAGATCGCCTACCCCGAAGGTGTAAAACCTCGCACGACCATCACCCAGAAGGACAGTCTCATTGCCGAAAACGTGACTGTTGAGGAGAAAACGTCTATCAAAGAGACTGTGATCGGCGCCGGCTCGCAGATCAATGAGGGTGCCAAGCTTTCTCAATGTTTACTGATGGAAGGTGTAGTTGTTGGCAAAGCCTGCAAGCTGACTCGTTGCATTATTGGAAAGAGAGCCGTTATTGGAGATGGATCTGTTTTAACAGACTGTGAAGTCCAAGAGAATCTACTTGTTGAGGCTCGAAGTAAGTTTCCTAATCACCATGCCTTTCCATCCGCTAATCAACAATCCCTGCACAGCTGAGGACAAAGACAACAAACTCATGAGCTCTGAGGGGCTCGAGGCCACAGAAGCCGAGATGGACGAGGTGCTCCAGGATATGGAAGATGACGCTGAACAGGCAGTGATGGACTAGATGTAACCTAAACAAAAATGGGGTGCGATACAATAGAGTTGACAATACGGTACTTCTGTTAAAGACAACTTGCCCTGCCGTCCGCTTGGACATTGTCATGGTCTTCGTCGTCACTTCCAAATCATAGAATTGTTAAGCATACAGACAACGTTGTGCTGACCCTTGCAACTCTGACTCGAATACAACATTCAATATGAGTCAGAAAAAATGATAAGTAGGAATTACCACTGCCAAGAGGGATACGCAACCGAAAAGACTGAACATTGCCTACTTTGCTTCGATCAAAGCTTAGTATTCTTGAGATCAGCTCTCTTGATCATTCGATTCAAAGACATGATGCATCGTTCACTCAGCATTGCAAGGGTCAACCAACAGGACCTGCACTGCGTCTGTCAGACCGCGCATCAGTAACAGATACGGTATGGTCGAATCAAATTGTCATAAGCGAGACCCGCGATGTAACAGCTACGGGCCAAAATCCGTTGCGACTATCCAACGTTAGCATCTGGTATCCATCCAGTCAACCTCCCTTACTTTTGCTATCGAACAATAATGCGCTGTGACTCTAAAGTGCACGGTTGATTCTTTACCCGGGCCTGTTACCCAAGATGAAGAATTCTTCATCGCCGACCCCCTCCTGGACATTGATATTCAACGGCATACTTGACGAGGGCGttactgaactgaactaatGCACTGCGGCTGTGATCAGACCATACAGGGTGTTTCAATAGTAAGTATTTGCGCTCTGATGAAATAGCGGCTTTCTTAGTCTTGGAGAGTTCTATATGGATTTTGCTCCGTGGCCGCAAGATGCGCAAATAGCAAGTTCATTGACAAAAGTGCCATATTCTCACAGTGACAATTTTTCGGCACTTGGGTTGTAGTCCCTTACGCCACTTTGGAAGTCACTGCAGGATAAACGTAACTACCTATCTTCATGGCTCCAGGCTTATTCTGCTTTTATTGTTGAGCTGGCAGACACAAAGAAGGACTTAGACTCTTGTAGGGTAGAACTTCAGGTGACATAACAGCGGAGAGGGATTTCTGCCAATATAAGAGGGAAATAGTATGGTACTAACTGTTTCTCTGTGCTGTTATTGTGCATAGACAACCAAAAACTACTTCCAGAGTTAGAGGCCCGTTGCTGAACGGCCCGTGTCACGGGTGGCTAGTTGGTTCATACCAACCAGCACATCGTTTTGAGCATTTCTGACCGTATCTTCTCGTTCTAGACCACGGAATTGTAATATTGGCTCAGGTGGAAATGCCGGGTCAGATGGAAGACGTACTTGGTGACTAGAGGCTCTGGCGTATGGTTGAAGAAGAGGCGCTGATACCTTTCCGTGACCATGACAGACAATATTGTACTAGAATATTCCTCAACCATGCCCTGTAACTCTGTAAGTCTATTCAAGAAACTTGAACTTTAATTGTCCCGTTGAAAATCGCCTGCTTAGGGTCGTGATTCATTGCAAAGACAAACCTTGGTTATGTGCTTACCCTGTACTTGTATTCGTCAAATACCAGAAAACTCGTGCTTGCAAAAGtacaaaataaaaaaaaaagtttcaAGATCGGCGATCGCGTACATGAAGAATTATTTGAACTAAATGCTTTCCAATTGCACGCTCAAGCTGAGGCTCCATGATGGCGCAACGTGTCAATGGGATCTGACTCTTCTAAACTCTAAATAGGGATGTCGAGACTAATTTGGCAAAGAAAAACAGCCCTCTCGCTTTTTTAGTCCAGGGCTGTTTCCTTAGTAGTGGACAGATCGCCAGGGCCTTCTTTACAGTTTACACCAGCCATTTTAGCTGCCGGATCCGATGTATGTCAATTAATGCCACTACTAACAACGGTCAAACGGTCAATTTGAGCCAACATTCCGATGCTATTGAAACGCGAATGTCATCGTGGTTTAAGCGTCTACGAAGTAAAAGCCCATGAGAATCGATAGAGCAATCTCGACGGCCTTGAAGGGTATCACCCCAATGGGGAAAGGGCCCAACTGTCTGCCGTCAACGGTCGAGTTCCGTGAAAATGCAGCGGAAAGAAAGATAGTACCTACAAGAGGCAGATGACGTACAGCCCAGGTTTCGGATGGCTGCTGCATCGAACAAGCACACAATCAAGCCAACACAAGCCTTAATCACGTATCTAGGCGCAGATTGGAGCAGGGAATGCTTCGGACCCCTGACTATCCCCAGTCGGGTCCCATCTTCTTGGGCGGGAGATTCACAGCGGATGTAACAGCGGCTGCAGTGTAACCCCGATCTTTGGGGAGCACCAAAACTGCCAGATGTCATTTCAATCTCCAAGGAGGAGCACATCGGCGATCCAAAGCCACCCCAATTACATCAAAAGAAAGAGCCGGCATCGGTCGGTATAGATTGGAATGGAATCGCGACCGAGGTAGGCGGGCTGCAAAAATGGAACCCAGGTAATCGCGGAGCCGTCTAACACTTGAATGGACTTGAATAACCTCCCTAGCCCTCGGCGTGAGGATATGTCAGACCATAAGAGGCTAAGATACTTGCCTGAACAGGTGAACATCATTGGACCGAATGATTTCGGCGGGAACTAACTGTACCTCAGCCCTGAGAGTCTTAAAAGAGCCCTGGCCAGAAGTCGTAGACCCCGGATGACTCTCAGGGCTCTTGTGATGGTGAGGAAACGAGCTAAGGAGTCCACTGCTAAAGCCGATCGCCTTCCCGCGGCAACACGAACTAACGAACAGTAAGTTATCCATTCGTGTATCATATCTCAGCCCAGGCAAGTGAAATGCTGGGCCGCCATGCAGACACCAGTTGTATTAACTTGTCGCAGTCTTGTCTGTCATAGTTGGCTGCGCctgaacaaaacaaaaaaaagccACGGTGGGAGCCACAAGTAGCGGTTCCCATGAAATGTCACCAAGTCATCAGCATTAACCCGCTTCTGACTTGAGGTACAGTAGTATGGACGGCAAGCTGTTAAAACTGCACGAAAGCTAACAAGATAGCAAATCGATCAACGCCGAGGGCGAGGGAGAGTAATAGTCTATGGGTTTTGCAAAGAGGGAGAGAGACCGAATTGGTAATAAATGGGACGCCGGACTGCCCAGTAGTTATGGGGCAAAGGGACACGTTTGAGCCATGGTGATAGTCCAAAGTCAGTTCGACAACGTTGGGCTTTTTGGGGGAGAGGGAGCACAGTTGGGGAGATCCCCCAGCTGGCATTACCAAAAAGCAGCCAGTCCTCCCATCCATTATTAGCGAGACTACCTATCTAGATtcagaaaaagcaaaaaacGGTTGTGGAGAATTGTCGCAGGCCATTTTTGTTTGATTAGGCCATCCTCAGCACTGTGGAGTACTGTGCAGAACATCATTCATTAATGGCATAGTACTCAGTGGTAGGCCAGGCCGTCAGAGAATATGACTGATCATCTTTAGAG includes:
- a CDS encoding hypothetical protein (BUSCO:19057at5125); the encoded protein is MPHAVSMPSTGLQALILCGPGSSFPTFTSNPDESPKALLPIANRPMVWYALDFCYRTGITDINLICPPTASAAISTALNTNPHLTALPLPRPDILSPADLDQNTGTAEILRLPEVRSIITGDFVVLPCDLVCELGGEKLLQSWMVKSASLTDMLGTSRLSNGHRSVHSGALGVWYDTKAVAPVKKEETDFIATTPLPTTPVTPPRGSLFSNLSKLVYSMPTDSLRDLTGERNSLPVRHGLLRNHTRVRMFTTHRDAHIYIFPRWVLDFVKDNERMESIGEDVIGWWAKAGWQSGLAEKLNLESACSQGRVEESEEDEGSSSPRDPSPDNKPSLGNPVSSDESTGGKTPKITVDDKSNSFEVPPIVAYVHPGGGSAPLIRRVDTAQLLLAISLQLAKLPSLEETGGEASSPYVHARKIAYPEGVKPRTTITQKDSLIAENVTVEEKTSIKETVIGAGSQINEGAKLSQCLLMEGVVVGKACKLTRCIIGKRAVIGDGSVLTDCEVQENLLVEARTEDKDNKLMSSEGLEATEAEMDEVLQDMEDDAEQAVMD